Proteins from a genomic interval of Danio rerio strain Tuebingen ecotype United States chromosome 4, GRCz12tu, whole genome shotgun sequence:
- the chrm2a gene encoding muscarinic acetylcholine receptor M2a (The RefSeq protein has 2 substitutions compared to this genomic sequence), which yields MDTINFTFWNASDGNETMETADESPYKTVEVVFIVLVAGSLSLVTVIGNILVMLSIKVNRSLQTVNNYFLFSLACADLIIGLCSMNLYTVYIVIGYWPLGPVVCDLWLALDYVVSNASVMNLLIISFDRYFCVTKPLSYPVNRTTKMAGMMIAAAWVLSFILWAPAILFWQFIVGGRTVPEKECYIQFFSNAAVTFGTAIAAFYLPVIIMMVLYWQVSRASKSRVKKDNRKPSGGNLDVASSNQIRENSANKPTNNNLTAEETDRGQTQLTDDTINQHDAKLQNGKAPSTASGEAEEAGQANCIPAEEKESSNDSTSGSGAVTNQKEEAAPPSSAAANDSQTSTRHRAKAGGSKLTCIKIITKSPKGDCYAPSNATVEIVPAVERQNHVARKIVKMTKQPPKKKKAPSSREKKVTRTIMAILVAFVATWTPYNVMVLINAFCSSCIPNTVWTIGYWLCYINSTINPACYALCNITFKKTFKQLLLCQYKNIRSTR from the coding sequence ATGGATACAATAAACTTCACCTTCTGGAATGCCTCAGACGGCAACGAGACCATGGAGACGGCGGACGAGAGTCCCTATAAGACAGTGGAGGTGGTGTTCATTGTACTGGTGGCCGGATCgctgagtctggtgactgtgatCGGGAACATCCTAGTCATGCTCTCCATCAAGGTAAACCGGAGTCTGCAGACCGTCAACAACTACTTTCTGTTCAGCCTGGCCTGCGCTGACCTCATCATTGGCCTTTGCTCCATGAACTTATACACAGTCTATATTGTAATCGGATATTGGCCACTAGGCCCGGTTGTGTGTGATTTGTGGTTGGCGCTGGATTATGTGGTTAGCAATGCCTCAGTGATGAACTTGCTGATTATCAGCTTCGATAGGTACTTTTGTGTCACCAAGCCACTCAGCTACCCAGTCAAGAGGACCACGAAGATGGCAGGAATGATGATTGCAGCGGCATGGGTGCTGTCGTTCATCCTTTGGGCTCCGGCCATCCTGTTCTGGCAGTTCATCGTCGGCGGGCGCACGGTGCCAGAGAAGGAGTGCTACATTCAGTTCTTCTCCAATGCCGCGGTTACTTTTGGCACAGCTATCGCTGCTTTCTACCTGCCCGTCATCATCATGATGGTGCTCTACTGGCAGGTTTCCCGCGCCAGCAAGAGTCGTGTCAAGAAAGACAACCGCAAGCCATCAGGCGGCAACCTTGATGTAGCCTCGTCCAATCAGATCCGTGAAAACTCAGCCAACAAACCCACCAACAACAACCTGACAGCTGAAGAAACAGATCGAGGACAGACCCAGCTAACAGACGACACTATTAACCAGCACGATGCCAAGCTACAGAACGGCAAAGCGCCATCTACGGCGAGCGGAGAAGCGGAAGAAGCAGGACAAGCAAACTGCATTCCCGCAGAGGAGAAGGAAAGCTCTAATGACTCCACTTCAGGAAGTGGTGCAGTAACCAATCAAAAAGAAGAGGCGGCGCCACCCTCGTCAGCAGCAGCCAATGACAGCCAGACTTCAACAAGGCACCGCGCCAAAGCTGGCGGATCCAAACTAACATGCATCAAGATCATCACCAAATCACCAAAAGGAGATTGTTACGCGCCTTCAAATGCGACGGTGGAGATCGTGCCGGCAGTGGAAAGGCAGAACCACGTGGCGAGAAAGATCGTGAAGATGACCAAACAGCCGCCCAAAAAGAAAAAAGCCCCGTCCTCCAGGGAAAAGAAGGTGACGCGCACTATCATGGCCATCCTGGTGGCGTTCGTGGCTACTTGGACGCCTTACAACGTGATGGTGCTGATCAACACCTTCTGCTCCAGCTGCATCCCCAACACGGTGTGGACCATCGGATACTGGCTCTGCTACATCAACAGCACCATCAACCCGGCCTGCTACGCCCTGTGCAACATCACCTTCAAAAAGACCTTCAAACAGCTGCTGCTCTGCCAGTACAAGAACATTCGCTCCACCCGATGA
- the chrm2a gene encoding muscarinic acetylcholine receptor M2a isoform X1, whose translation MDTINFTFWNASDGNETMETADESPYKTVEVVFIVLVAGSLSLVTVIGNILVMLSIKVNRSLQTVNNYFLFSLACADLIIGLCSMNLYTVYIVIGYWPLGPVVCDLWLALDYVVSNASVMNLLIISFDRYFCVTKPLSYPVKRTTKMAGMMIAAAWVLSFILWAPAILFWQFIVGGRTVPEKECYIQFFSNAAVTFGTAIAAFYLPVIIMMVLYWQVSRASKSRVKKDNRKPSGGNLDVASSNQIRENSANKPTNNNLTAEETDRGQTQLTDDTINQHDAKLQNGKAPSTASGEAEEAGQANCIPAEEKESSNDSTSGSGAVTNQKEEAAPPSSAAANDSQTSTRHRAKAGGSKLTCIKIITKSPKGDCYAPSNATVEIVPAVERQNHVARKIVKMTKQPPKKKKAPSSREKKVTRTIMAILVAFVATWTPYNVMVLINTFCSSCIPNTVWTIGYWLCYINSTINPACYALCNITFKKTFKQLLLCQYKNIRSTR comes from the coding sequence ATGGATACAATAAACTTCACCTTCTGGAATGCCTCAGACGGCAACGAGACCATGGAGACGGCGGACGAGAGTCCCTATAAGACAGTGGAGGTGGTGTTCATTGTACTGGTGGCCGGATCgctgagtctggtgactgtgatCGGGAACATCCTAGTCATGCTCTCCATCAAGGTAAACCGGAGTCTGCAGACCGTCAACAACTACTTTCTGTTCAGCCTGGCCTGCGCTGACCTCATCATTGGCCTTTGCTCCATGAACTTATACACAGTCTATATTGTAATCGGATATTGGCCACTAGGCCCGGTTGTGTGTGATTTGTGGTTGGCGCTGGATTATGTGGTTAGCAATGCCTCAGTGATGAACTTGCTGATTATCAGCTTCGATAGGTACTTTTGTGTCACCAAGCCACTCAGCTACCCAGTCAAGAGGACCACGAAGATGGCAGGAATGATGATTGCAGCGGCATGGGTGCTGTCGTTCATCCTTTGGGCTCCGGCCATCCTGTTCTGGCAGTTCATCGTCGGCGGGCGCACGGTGCCAGAGAAGGAGTGCTACATTCAGTTCTTCTCCAATGCCGCGGTTACTTTTGGCACAGCTATCGCTGCTTTCTACCTGCCCGTCATCATCATGATGGTGCTCTACTGGCAGGTTTCCCGCGCCAGCAAGAGTCGTGTCAAGAAAGACAACCGCAAGCCATCAGGCGGCAACCTTGATGTAGCCTCGTCCAATCAGATCCGTGAAAACTCAGCCAACAAACCCACCAACAACAACCTGACAGCTGAAGAAACAGATCGAGGACAGACCCAGCTAACAGACGACACTATTAACCAGCACGATGCCAAGCTACAGAACGGCAAAGCGCCATCTACGGCGAGCGGAGAAGCGGAAGAAGCAGGACAAGCAAACTGCATTCCCGCAGAGGAGAAGGAAAGCTCTAATGACTCCACTTCAGGAAGTGGTGCAGTAACCAATCAAAAAGAAGAGGCGGCGCCACCCTCGTCAGCAGCAGCCAATGACAGCCAGACTTCAACAAGGCACCGCGCCAAAGCTGGCGGATCCAAACTAACATGCATCAAGATCATCACCAAATCACCAAAAGGAGATTGTTACGCGCCTTCAAATGCGACGGTGGAGATCGTGCCGGCAGTGGAAAGGCAGAACCACGTGGCGAGAAAGATCGTGAAGATGACCAAACAGCCGCCCAAAAAGAAAAAAGCCCCGTCCTCCAGGGAAAAGAAGGTGACGCGCACTATCATGGCCATCCTGGTGGCGTTCGTGGCTACTTGGACGCCTTACAACGTGATGGTGCTGATCAACACCTTCTGCTCCAGCTGCATCCCCAACACGGTGTGGACCATCGGATACTGGCTCTGCTACATCAACAGCACCATCAACCCGGCCTGCTACGCCCTGTGCAACATCACCTTCAAAAAGACCTTCAAACAGCTGCTGCTCTGCCAGTACAAGAACATTCGCTCCACCCGATGA